Below is a genomic region from Miscanthus floridulus cultivar M001 chromosome 1, ASM1932011v1, whole genome shotgun sequence.
gcgatgtccgagcaccgaggagtccccggcgtagctggcgatgttcgagcatcgaggagttcccggcgtagcttgcgatgtccgagcaccgagtagTCACTGGCGTACCTGGCGACGCCCGAGCACCGAgtagtccccagcgtagctggcgatgtccgagcaccaaggagtcccccgcgtagctggcgatgttcgagcaccgaggagtctccgacgtagctggcgatgtccgcaaggtgaagtggggtgaagtgtgcccaatTAGTGCCCGAGCACGAAGAATGCGAGCcctgaggagtaaccgacgtagctgacgatgtccgagcaccaaggagtcaccGCACGTatctggcgatatccgagcaccaaggagtcccccgcgtagctggcgatgtccgagcaccgaggagtccccgacatatctggcgatgtccgagcaccgaggagcccccggcgtagctggcaatgaagcacgagcgacgaacagtctggtcaactgatcTGCTGCGAAGTGAGTATTAAGTAGAAACGACTGGcaaacagtctgatcaactggtcggcgacgaagtctatggACCTAGCGGTTCGACTAGTAGATCAGTGGAGAAACCCGAGCACCAAGTGGTCCTATAATCctgtaatacaaatatgtagaatgggtagtacatgatgtacaaatatatgaactctggagaaaaatcagcaatggcgatgaaatagcgtaagtagcttggcgattagttggtgtgaagttgtatttaatataaaccgcctaaacagttagtgtgtagctgagtctctagtccTAGCTAGCATGTTAACCATAATGCGGAGCGCGGagtccgtgcacgtgtaggaggaacaggcgtcgctaaggagccactgccgaccacccataacgcagagggtagacactcgtgcatgtgtagggaggagcctgagacagggccgtctctggaggcgtccgagcatcaacaggactgtttcgggggttcagaaaatcgtttggagagcaaacatagagaaaacaacccagagaaatattatggcgattaacgaagattagagaatatttagaaaaatattaaagcgtgacttagctttagacaaaacGTCTGGTCGGTGTGGCAGCAGGCGATGTAGGGCGTTATCTGGTCAGCGAGAGGATGGCCGTCTCCAACCTGGTCGACGAATCAGCCCCTCAGGGCATCTTGGTAGATGGCGACgacgttggtgaacccgaagggtagggtcgtaacccctggagtttcccgagcaacctccgatagatctgaatcggagggtggtcggcgctgaacgaacgtgtccagagctgattcgacgatggagaggcaatcggtgagcttctaaccaacctgatcgatggatgcgatcagatcatcgttgttgatctgcctcctctggtagcgagaaaAGCGGGTggcgagttgtcgatgaaggcgacctcggaagcggttccgagatcggatctgcaatCGTAGGTGTTGGGTTgatcggcgcagaatcgatctgcaccggctcaatgagctctccgactccgtcagcgttgatgatccacgagatcaatccgaccgtgaagatttggcctggctgtgggagggacgaagagcctacagaaaaagccatcttgttcaacaaggaaacaTCCCGCAAtcctctacctggcgcgccaactgtcaatagaatatcgtcggcagtcctccgaggggtatcctacgaaggtagattgatcggcagaggagcgtgagatcaaaaaCAAGAtgacaacagagacacacgagttagacaggttcaatccgttagtatgacgtaataccctacttctgtggtctgttggtttgtattaccTATCGTATGATATCGTGTGACTGCAGATGTATCTATCTTGTCCGCTAGAGGACCCcaacctctccttatatagtctagaggggtatggttacaaggaaaatattctatttggtactatacaatatcttgcggtgcacgccgagcagcgtcgggcacgccttgatcttgtgggttgtgCCACCTCTGATGATGCGACCCatatcttgtcttgtggatatcgggggccatacccccacacgtGGGGAAGGGCGGTCGGACGTGGGCGAgggcgcgcgggcgcgggcggccgggggcgggagagggcatgggcggcagcggcggcggcggtgcgttGGTTCGATCGGGCGCTGGCggtgggagagagggagagcaagagagaaagaaaagaagagcCCATACATAAGACAGGCTTGGCGCCAGTAATCATGGCGCCGAGCTGcctgccatgtcaccgccacgtctgcgtcgagtccaagagctcggcgccagcaacgatggcaccGAGACGTGTAAGCCGAGATAATGGTTCAGATTTTAAAATTTTACCTCTAAGAACATATTtgtgaaattttttaaaaaaagctaaaaaaaaataaaaaattcgggcaGCCAGCCCAGGCCGCCCTTGAGTCGCTTCCCGCGCGTCGCCCAGCGCGCGGACGGAAGAAACGAGCGCAGCACGGCTCCGCGCGGCGCGTCACAGGCTCACGCAGTCCGCAGACGGCTACGGCCGGGTCGCCGGCGCGGCGCACTGACGCACGCACGCGGCAGGCGACTCTATCACCATGCACATGCACGTCCGTCCACAGTGCCCACTAGCCGAGAGATGCCAGTGCCACACGGTGACACGGAACGAGGAGACCCCTTGCGGGCCTGCCGCCTGCATGCCGCGTGCGCTGCGCCACCTCGGCCGACGGCTTCCTTCAGGCTTCAACGCGCCGCATGGGCGCGGGGTCcgccccgcccgcgcccgccgcccgaCGCCCGCCTGACGGGCTCTACCTCCTGCGCGCCAGTTCCGGGCTTCCGGCGGGCACATGGGACTGGCCAAGCACCGAGCACGAGCAGAGCGGCGAATCTACGGGGAGCTAGCGCATTGCTTCGCTACGGCTACGCTCACTGGCTCGCTGGCACAGCGGCCCAGCGGACCGTGCTGTCGAATCTGGAGAGGCAAAAGCCAGGGCTCGCTCGCGCGCGGTGGTAGCCTAGCCTGGTAGGCGGGGGCGGCCGCAGCCCGCAGGCAAACAACGCTTCCACTGTGGACGCACTGTGCGTGCATAGCCCCCTTGGCCTATGCCGCCAATGTGGACGGGTCAAACCGTCACTTCCGGTTTCCTGTGCCGGCAAATCGCTGGCCATTGAGCATCCGCGGCGTATAGAATGAATATTGTGTCTATAAAATGATGTGACGTTTCTTGTTAATTTAATCATAATACATAGAACTAGGGCTTATATTTTTAAGCAGGTCTATAGTATATTAAAATATCGGCAGCCCTATCTTTTCACGCTTAGACTGACCGCACGGCTGAACTGCAAAGGGGCCGGTACGCCAGTGGTACTGGCTGCACAGGAAACCATTAAACCCAGCGCACGCGAGAGGCCACGCTAAACACGGTAGCAGCATTGTAGCAGCACTGTAGCTGCAAGAGAGAGAGTCGGTGGGAGAGAAGgaggggaataaaatatggaatagtgggtatagagtatgggatagagataatATAGGTGCGGAAGAAATgggtatagagtagagaatctcaaTCACTAGGATAGAATATTTATTTTTAGAGATAAAAATAGAGGTGAACGAGTGCAGATAGCCTTACACCCGGCCACCCACCGGAGTCAGCAGGTACCTGTCTCATCTAGAGAGAGAAGATGATAGGGAAAAAAAGAGTATTTTATTTTATAGGAGCCAGTTCGATGGATGGACGCTGGGTCTATACAGAACTGATGCTACAGTGTATAGATACAGGTCATGTGCATCGACCCGACCTAGGACCCTCCACTGCATCAATGCTCCAGCACGGTAGCCGCATTACACACGGCACGCGGGCAACGCCCCAGCCGGAACAGCTCCCACCAGCTCTAATATAAAAAAACATATTCACTCCTAATTTTTTTTAAGCCAAACACTCTCCACTCCAAAAGGTCAGTTCTGCTTAAACCGAAGCGCCACTGAAATCCTGTTTAAACTTTTGAATTTTTCTGCCATACTTAGTCTCGGTTTCCCCGCCAAATTTTCAGACCCTATTGCAAAATAACTTTGTATATGTTGGCTTAGAGCAAGTATAGTAACAGACTGTAAGCTGGCTAAATACTGAGGTGAATGAGAGAtgaaaagagagagaagagaagcgggctgtaaactTATAGTCGACTTGGACACAAGACCAAAGAAACTTTGTGAGAGTGACAAGTGAGCCATGTACTAAAAGTGAAAAGCTAAATAATACTTCCCTCCGTTTGTGTTTACTTGTCCGCAActttttactgtagcaaatttaactatctgttttttcttccaaaaaatcttagatacttcaatgtatataacactgatgaagtatgttcaataaagaatcatatatgtgaaaactttgatgtatcTAAAAAATCTTTTGCAGAAAAAAACGTAAGGTTAAAATTGCTACAATAAAAATTCGGTGACAAGTAAACGAAAACGGAGGTAGTATATGAGTTGGTTAAGAGAAGGTTGCAAAAAAACCTTATAGCTAGcgagccggctgtattattaaccTTACTCTCAACCTCACATAGATCTATATACGAGACGAGCTCTTGATTAAGAAATAACTTTTCTCTCTTGTTCattaaaatatgaaataatattcTTTCTCTGTTTGAAATTATAAGTTTCGTTTATTTTGACATGTATCTAGACATCGATCAACAAAAAAGTGAAAGCCACTAATTTGGAATCTTAGGTAGCTAGGTGCCCTTGTAAGCGTGACAATGACTGATTGACTGACCGCATCTACAGCGGCATCCGTTCATCAAGATTCAGGAGCCAAGATGTTCATCACAGGACGCGCCATCATGAAGCCGCAAGTTGGTTGGGGCATGGAAGAATTGGcgatggaatctctatctatcgGCCTCTTTTGGAATGATTGGAGTCGGATTGTAGGTAGCCTTGCGGCAAAGCTCCCCTCGTATGGGAAGGGAAATGTTTATGATACCCATTGCCATCATGAAGAAGACAGATGCCATGCCATGCAGAGAAAGCAAAAAAGAACGTGAGGCAATTGGACCTGACTCTGAAGCAGCAGCGGTCAAAAGATCTTCATCTGTGTGCATAGCCAAGACAACGACCCCACTGACCACAGAAGAAAAACCTGAATGATCGTACAAACAAAGACGAGCCATCTCATTTCGTGAACCTTTTCCTTTTTCTCGCAACAGCAGCAGCCTTGTTTCATGTAACGTTCAAAGGAAGCCATACTAGTACATTCTAACCAATTTTGTCACCCAAAAATGGCTCAAAAGAACGCTACCACCGCCACTAGTCCACTACTACTAAGATTGTGCATAAGCTGTAAACTAATTAAGGCCTATCTTCTACTGCATTCCACTAGACCAGCTATCGTGGTAACTAACGAACCTTGTTCTTCCAGCTAGTTTACCTAACTTGGTGCTGCTAATCCTTGCTTCAGTCTACAAAAAACAGCAATGGCGAGCAAGATTGAGCAGCTACTATGGTCCAACTCCGTCAACTAGGCATCCGCCCAAGCGGCAAAGACAGGCAGATGAGAGACGGCGTTCGGCTGCTTCAGCACCTGGGCCACTGTTTGTGCCGCCATCGGCGTCCAGGGGCTCATGGTGGCCACGGCGCTCGGCTGCTTACCGTACAGCATGGCCAGGCCCAGCCTCTCGGGGCTCCCCTCCCTGGAGTTTCCCAGGCTTGTCACCTGCGAGGACGAGTTGGAGAAGTTGATGCTCCCAGTCGTCTTGCCAGGAACGTCGAGGTGATGATCATGCACTGCACACTCGATGTCAAGTCCAACGACGCCATGCAGGGAGGGATGAGACTCGCTCATGATGCCCCTCTGGAGATCAACTGCTTCTGGGCAATGCACAGCTTCCTGGAGAGAACCATGGAGCACCATCCTCCAGCCAGCGCCTGTCTCCTCAGCTGGGTTGAGCTCCCTGCCACCGTTGTGCATCATAGGAGCATTGTTCGCTGCCTCGATCGCCTTGACCTTGCGTGCTTCCTCCACGGGCAGCAGTGTGCTGCTCTCCATGATCTTGTCGACGTCGTATCTTGTTATGTTAAAGTTTGTCACCGCGTTCAAGCCACGGAACTTGATGGCAGCTATGTCGTACGCCTCAGCTGCTGCTTCTTGAGTGGCTGCAGCATATTCAGTAAGCGATGTAAGAACAAACTCAGCTGTAGGTGTGACCTATGAAAAAAATATCATGTACTACCAACTAATCTAGTTAGTACATTGGGAAACCAAGATAAGATCCTAATGCAAAGTACAATTTTCGATCAACTAATCTAGTCAGTACATTGTGAAACCAAGATAAGATCCTAATGTGAAGTACAGTTTTCGATCAGATTACTTTCGTGTCGTGCTAATACCATATTTTAGTTTAAGTGTTCAATGGAGTATTCAAAACAGTCAACAGGTTGCTTTGGTCAGGGGTCACAGCCTTAGGAAAAGCATAACTATCTGAAAAAGCAAAGAATGATCATCGAATGTGCACCCCACGGATTAAAGTGAACGCAAAGGCCATGCACAAAACTTGACACAAGCAGTAAAAGCTTATGTTCCATGTCTACCTTCTTCTACAGTACATGTACTTTGACGAGACAATTAACATAGTACAACAGACACCACCAAAGGATTAGTGCTAAAAGTTTCTTTTATGAGTTTACTTAACACATTACTTTATAGATAGAAGAATTTTGGCCCTACAAATCTGCAGTCAAATAGACAGATCTTTCTTACTGAAAGTGCCGAGGTATAGATCCTTGTTTCCAGCAACCCGTCCAATCCGAGACTGCCATCTTCCTTGCTGGTGATGCCTGTAATGCAGTTAGCATGTACATTGAGATGATTTCTTCTTGTACTTTAGTTGTGGTCCGCACTAAGGAAGCAAAATGTGGTGGCATAATCTGCCCAAACGAACCTTGTCACTCCTCGGTAGATGGAAGCGCCTCGAGAAAATCCACTGCTTCTCCTGTGATCAATAGCAACTTAGGAAATGCAGGAAGACATCAATGAAACAATGTAGTTACAATGCACTCAAAGCACTAACCTTCTCAAATGCGCAACATATTCTTGTCTTGTCATGCCTTTCATCTCCTCAAGTTCATCTCGATAGTTTTCTACCTGCCAAACAAAGTGTGCTAGGCCTATTACATAAATGAACATACAAGCTTCAATTTTCTCCAATGAAACTCATCTCCATGACACACACTTACGGGGAAATTGATGCTAGTAGCTGGACCCCAATATTTCAGAGCAGCCAGATCATAAGCCCTCGCGGCCTTGTCTTCAGTGTCGTAGCCACCTAATAATCAGATAAAAGAAATAACATTTCCTGTTTACGGATCTACTACACGCAGCTCGAAACAGCTTACTGAACAATAGAAAGCACGATTGGATAAGAAACGATTCTTCTTACCTAGATATACTGCGATGCACGGCCAATCACATTCAGTCATGGCAAACCCCAGAATCAccatttcaaaaataaaaaaggaaTCAAAATGTCAGAAAGGAGTCATAAGGTGATGGATAAGATTTGCTACATCGTTTATTTTGGGTTCTTAGCAATCAACCTTGTCTGCCTTTCCTAGTCTGCCCATCCTTTCTGCAGCTGTTGTCCCAGAGGTGGGCTTCATATCTCCCAGTCCACCTGTGCCTGCTCCAGTGAATCAAACACAAACAAAACccttcatcattcaatacaaAACAGTGCGGTTCAAACAAAGAAAACTGTTTGGCCCATAACAAGAGAATAGCTGCCACATTAATAGGTGGAACTGCAGGGGGGCCATAAAGGATCAGAGCACCCAGCTTTAATCGAACTGAAGtattctactactaagatcagGCATTAAAAAGATTTGGCGTCAAGCATGAGTTGCTGGCCAACTGAACAACAAGAACAGCAGAGCATTTACTTTCTCTACATCGCAGCCACATCAATGCTGGAAACTAACAAGGGTACTGGTAGAACATAAGTCGAAGCCTCCAAATTAGGAACCAGGAGTAAATTGGCTTTCACAAGCTCAGAAATGTGCAAATACATACCAGATGATCAGTGCCGAAGAGAAGGAGACAACGTCAGAGTGTACTGAAGAGTTGCAAAGCATACAAACATACTACTGATGATGAAACAAACGACGCAACAAGAGATACGACACAAGGAAAAGCGAAAATCTGCGTAAGCAGATTACCTGGTGACTCCCCTATAACGGGAGGTTCTCTGCCCAAACGTGTCGATGGACTTGCGGTGCACCGGCTGCTGCTTGTGGCCTCCCTTGCCGGTGCCTCTCTTCCTCCCGACGCACTGCTCACCATCGCCATTACTGCGGCCCAGGGCAGCGGCAGCAGTGGCTACAGCGGGcatctggtgctgctgctgctgctgcggagcCGCACTGACGCAGCTGCTCGACTGGGACCCGGGGCTCGTCATCGACAGGCTCAGAGGGTGCATCTCCCCGTTGCTGTAGCAAGCGCCGTAGCTCGTTAGGAGGAAGTTCTTGGCCGCCGCTATCGCCTCCTCCGTTGGCGCCGCGTCTTCTTGGAGCATCTCTGCTTCCGTCAGAGGCTGAAAGTTGTAGGGGACGAGCTGGTGGTGCTGGTACTGGCGGTAATCCCTGCTCGCCCCCTCTTCCTGGCCCTGCTGGTGGCTGTAGTAGGTGGCCGCCTCTTGCCCACCGACATTGCCACCACCCAAGAAGTCCTCTAGCTTCGGTGGGGACGACGGCATCATGCCTACTTCATGCCAAGACAAGAAGACCATAACGTTAGAGGTGGAAAGACTACgattgtgtgtgtgagagagaaggGCACAGCAGAGACCTTCCATGTTGCAGAGGGTGCCGTCGGACTTGATGGGCATGGCAGGCAAATGGGAGTAGTAGACGCCGGCAGTACTGGTGCCATCGCCATACGCGCCGCCCACACAGTAGTAACCAGGATAGGGAGCGGCCATCGGTGAGAAGAGGAAGTTGGAAGTCGTGGCGTTGGTAGTACTGTAAGAGGAGATCATAGTACTGGAAGGAGGTGGAGCGTGGTGGGCACGAGCGGGTTCAGAAGCGGAGGGCACCTCCATGGCCGTTTGCGGGGTGAGGGAGAAGCCTAGCCAGTTGCTGCCACTAGCCATTTCCCCCACCAACCATGCACACGCAAGCCCTTAGCTTGTTGCTCTCGAGCTCGCTCTCCTTTGTGTGCGCTAGCGCTAGCACAACTAGTCTGTCCAATGCTGCTGCCACAAATGTGATAGCTACCAGGTGAACCGAGAAGGCCCCAGCCAAgaccctgttcgctggttgggttcagccagcccaaaccagtcagtcaatagtatttttttctcacaacaaatcagcatcagccagcctaaaccagctcagaaaccaaccagcgaacaggccgagtgAAACCAAGTAAGAGGAATGAGAGGGGCGTAGCAAATTGGTGGATAATCTGTACGTACCACCTGGCCTTGTTTGATGCGTACGTACCTTAATCTATATGTGTTAAAATGAATCGGACtaaaattaaactaaattctatTCTAATTCACTCGGATCGAAGTGGATATACATGCCTCCAAACAAGATATTATGTGTTTTTTTAATATCTAAGCCAGTCTCGGTGGAGATTTCATGTCATCGTTTCCAAGACATAGATTTTAAAACAGTGCAAacaagtttcatgccatttcttTTCAAAAAAAGCTTCATGCCATTAAACTCATTTCATCCTATAAAACTTTTATCATCTCTCTTTCAATTAAACTATGCCATATCAGCTTATTTAATGTCAATGAAACTCTCATAAAACTTACATTGAGACTGACCTAAACGTATATGTGAAACTCTCATAAAACTTGCATTGAGAGTTTGAGACTGGCCTAAATGTATATCTGGTACTCATTTCATTCCAAATTTAAGTGATTCTGGTTTTCTATATTCATAGATTTTATTACTATGTATCTAAGACATTAAACTACCTCTGTTAAAAAATAATGCAATTCTTTATATTCTCGGTTAAAGTgtctaaagtttgaccaaatatatagatAGAAATGTTAATGCTTATGACGATAAATAAGTATAtaagtatattataaaaatatatttcaagaTGAATCAAATAGTATGTTTTTAGTACCATGAATATTAGTAAATTTTTATGCAAGTTTAGACAAACTTTACATACTTTGACACAACACTGTTGTAGAGTTGCATTCTTTTTGGAACACATGTAGTTATAAcaaagctatgtatctaaaagAAATAGCTTACAATTTGGAATAAATAGAATATTAAATAGCGAAATATCTCTCCTTCAAATTTGCATAATTCGCTCCCCCTGAGTATCTCTTCGCCCCTATGTCCGGTTCTATTACAAGGGTACTAGTACGTGATGGATAAGAGATAAGAGTCATAATTCGTTCATATATTGTCCAGTCTGTGATTTGAACTCGTGATCCATACTTGTAGGAGTTAAAAATAGCATGCGTCCAATAGCATTATATAGTTTGATTTCAAGATGTATTTCAAATAGATAACACAAGTTGTACGCTCCTTTAGTTTTAACCCATGAACATATTTGCAAGGATTAGAAGACACCTCAACCTATCCCACTGTGTATCTTATTCTTTCTCTTCACACTCACTCCGTGTACATGTTTTTTTAATCCAAATCTAATATCAGATCTTGTTTTCAATCTAAACCAGCGCAATCCAAATCCAACATGAGATTATATTTCGTAGTACACCGTGTGTTTAGCATGAAGTCTAATTATAAAATGTATTAGAATAGAAGACACAATCGTTGCATTGAGTTGTTGGCCATCCAAATATCTTTGCAATAAAACTATACTACATTCCATGCAATGAGCATGTTTGCTAGTGactacaaaaataaataaaaaactataAATCCACCTTTTTGAATTTTAGATGACCAAAATTTACTCGTCGTATCAATGAGGTCCCGTTTGGTTGCTGCAGTCCCTTCTAAAATttctgtcatatcgaatgtttagacacatgcatggagtattaaatatagactaattacgaaactaattacacaacttgcgactaatttgcgagacgaatcttttaagcctaattagtccatgatttgacaacgtggtgctacagtaaatatgtgctaatgacagattaattaggcttaaaaaattatctcgcaaattagccttcatctatgtaattaattttgtaattaatctatatttaatattctttattagtatctaaatatttaaCGTGACGTGAATTTTCCATCCAAAACTCACTCACACAAACTAGCccgtggccttgtttagatcgaaagttttttcaacctgaCGAATAATATCACTTttgttttatttggcaaatattgtccaattgtggatcaactaggctcaaaagattcatctcatgattttcaactaaactgtgtaattagttattttttttacctacatttaatactccatacaagcgtcaaaaaattgatgtgatggagagagagtgaaaaaacttggaattttgatgggaactaaacaaggcccataTGGAGATGCAAGAATTGTGAAGCTGCTGTTGGATGGGACGTGGGGGTGGCCGTGCCAGCTTTTGCCCTCTCTCCTATTCTCTTCTCTTTCCGTCTGTCATGCATCCCCCAGTCTTCTTGGGCGACCTTCTCAGCCTGGTCGGACCAGGAGAACCAAGATAGTGGAGGCCAGGCCTAGCGGGTGCAACAGGTGCTTGTTTGGCTAATTTTCCAGCAAACCCCGTCTCGCGCCGGTTCTTGTTTGTTTGCCTGGACTGCTGGATGTAGTGACCTTGGACAAGTATATGTGGTGACCTTGGACAAGTATATGTGGTGACCTTGGACAAGGACAAGTATATGGAAGAGTTAATTTCTTTGAGACATTCCATCGAGCACCTGGTTGGCGTCCATGGAAGAGCACTCTCATTCTCCACTCCCCCGCCTTCCCCGGTTCCCCAGCGGAGGACGCCGGTCCTCGTCTGAAGAGCACGCTCACTCCTGCAGCTCTTCCCCTACACCAGCAGCACCGCCACCTCCCACCCGCCACCGTGCGCCCCCAACTACAGCATAGCAATGGCGGGCAACGAACCCAGCGCAGGCCCAATCGAGTGGACGCGTCCGACGTGGCCGTCGATCTCGACGAGGCCCGCCCCCGCGTCAAGCCCGGTGTCAGATGGGGATGGAGAGGAGCGCCGCCGAGTAGCACGCGACGGTGAGATCTGCAGGCGCGGCGGGTGGCACGTGGAGCAGGCAGCGGCCGTCGCTGCCATGGCCGCCTCCGCTCGGGGGGCTCCGCATGGGCTATCCTCGCTGCAGCGCGTTGGGACGGGCCTCGTCCTCTCCGTCTCCGCCATGGTGGTCGTCACGCTCATGGAGAAGAACAGTCGCTGATAGAGCCGGAGGGGTGAGGGAGAAAAGACACCGAAGGTAACCGCATCAGACACGTGCGAACGCAGCGAACCAGGCCATTCCTGGGATGCAGTCTCCAGGCTGCTTTAATCACCGTGCGCACCAGGCTGGCGAAGAGTCCAGGTAAACAATAGCCTCACTCGTttcggcttgtttggcttataagtatcgttggctggtttgatgtaagagaaaaatactatttgttgaCTGATAAACCATGGtttataagtcaaatacgaccaaacgaacaagcCAATCATGGCTCTAGGCTGCTTTAAAAGATATATTAAAAGTATTTTAGAATGGAAGGAGGACACGTCTCGTTTGAGTAGAGAAGTTGCCCATGAATTAATACTGATACATGAGCATCAAACCAGACCAAAGGGGCGCGTTTATatcgattttttttttatttttaacattttttataaactaatttaaaatctaacactgttttattttttttttcaaaactaacatttttaCCCGTGTCTATTTTTCTgccgcggcgaaacgcctgtgccgtgagcatgcatggtggcacggcgagaGAGATGACATGGCGACAACTGGGGCGCTGGCCGGTGACGTGACAGGGTCTaccgcgccatagcccacggcgcgaTAGTGACGCGCCAAGGCCCATAGCGCAGCAGGACTTGGACGCAGACAGAAGTCGAGCAACCTCAATTGCAATTGAACGGGAGTCGTTGTCGGTGCTGTAAACAATTACAAGTGTTTCCGccacgcattgaaacgaatatgaagcaaataaatagagtccgtgcgcaagttgacacataacattttcattggttcatgagtctgcaagtttcggacgacaatattcgttcgacataaccaactaagttccaggagtgtaaggatccctcgaacgcctctgtctctttggatttgtaggcaacacattggaagtgtagccaacgtcggtgtggtcgcgttgccggTGGTTACGACTCGTACCCTGCaaatatatgatatgcacgattacttataatctttacgatcgttagttcatgaagcctacgtatttaaagaaactacctttgttactacctgtgaggctccttgggtacaaaacggggcaccacctagctgagacatgccgatc
It encodes:
- the LOC136503426 gene encoding AP2-like ethylene-responsive transcription factor CRL5 yields the protein MASGSNWLGFSLTPQTAMEVPSASEPARAHHAPPPSSTMISSYSTTNATTSNFLFSPMAAPYPGYYCVGGAYGDGTSTAGVYYSHLPAMPIKSDGTLCNMEGMMPSSPPKLEDFLGGGNVGGQEAATYYSHQQGQEEGASRDYRQYQHHQLVPYNFQPLTEAEMLQEDAAPTEEAIAAAKNFLLTSYGACYSNGEMHPLSLSMTSPGSQSSSCVSAAPQQQQQHQMPAVATAAAALGRSNGDGEQCVGRKRGTGKGGHKQQPVHRKSIDTFGQRTSRYRGVTRHRWTGRYEAHLWDNSCRKDGQTRKGRQVYLGGYDTEDKAARAYDLAALKYWGPATSINFPVENYRDELEEMKGMTRQEYVAHLRRRSSGFSRGASIYRGVTRHHQQGRWQSRIGRVAGNKDLYLGTFTTQEAAAEAYDIAAIKFRGLNAVTNFNITRYDVDKIMESSTLLPVEEARKVKAIEAANNAPMMHNGGRELNPAEETGAGWRMVLHGSLQEAVHCPEAVDLQRGIMSESHPSLHGVVGLDIECAVHDHHLDVPGKTTGSINFSNSSSQVTSLGNSREGSPERLGLAMLYGKQPSAVATMSPWTPMAAQTVAQVLKQPNAVSHLPVFAAWADA